From the genome of Saccharomyces kudriavzevii IFO 1802 strain IFO1802 genome assembly, chromosome: 16:
GAATACATTGGCAGATAACTGTCTCTgagaaggaagaagatgagaaaAAGGATACATTGAGCTTTGCGGATATAAAAAAGCTCTGTGACAAATTTCATATTTATGTGTCTACAGGACAACTGTTGCAGTTTTTCCAAATGGCTGATATCAACCATAACGGAttattgaattattttgaGTTCGAGAAGTTCATTAAGATTTTAAAAAATAGGAAAGAGGTGAATATGATTTGGTCTAGGATTACAAAACCTCCCCACAAACATCTGTCATTCGAAGAgttttataaatttttgaCTGATGAGCAACATGAGCAGGACGGTCGTGAATCCGCATGGTCCACCTTTGTTAAATATAAACAACCAACGCATTCAATGATGGGGCCTGACGCTTTCAccgaatttttgaaagaacaaCCATATCTGGTCGATGTTAAAGAGGAATTATATTCAAAGCCGttaaatcattattttattgCATCTTCACATAATACGTATCTGTTGGGGAAACAAATCGCAGAAACGCCATCGGTGGAGGGTTATATTCAAGTTTTACAACAAGGTTGTAGATGTGTAGAGATCGATATTTGGGATGGCGAAAATGGACCGGTTGTATGCCATGGATTTTTGACGTCCGCCATCCCTTTGAAAACTGTTATACATGTGATCAAGAAGTACGCTTTTATTACCTCGCCGTATCCTTTAATCATTTCATTAGAAATAAATTGTAATAGGGACAATCAAAAACTGGCGAGCCTCACAATGAGAGAGGTTTTAGCGGAGCAACTCTACTTTGCTGCAACAACAAATGATAGACTACCATCACCCAAAGAATTAAAGCATAAAATTATCTTGAAATCTAAAAAGACTGGTGAAGTAGTCGGAAGCACAAATGTTGGAGAGTCGTTTCCATCTTCTATCAGTTCTTCTTATGAATCATCTAATGAGCAGGATTATAGAATCAAGGATGATTCCACGAACAATAACAGTAACAGTAGCACAACAAACTCTTCTAGTATGCAACGAATTAAAAGAATtggattgaaaaaacatgTCGACATAATTAATGATGTTTCGAACATATCTGGGATACACGGTATCAAGTTCAGGAACTTTTCCTTACCTGAATCCAAAACGATAACACATTGCTTTTCGTTGAATGAACATAAAGTAGAATACATGATCAAGGACAAGCACTTAAAACTTTCATTGGATAAACACAATAGACGATATTTGATAAGAGTATATCCCCATGTTTTAAGATAcaagtcatcaaattttaaCCCTATCCCTTTTTGGAAAGTTGGAGTGCAAATGGTAGCCACAAACTGGCAAACGAATGACATTGGGCAACAACTTAATTCGGCCATGTTTCAAATATTGGACCACCAACCTGATGGATGTTTTAAGTCCGGATACGTTTTAAAGCCAAAAAAGCTGATGCCTGTTGTAACAAAGGCTAAAATGATTCCGGTGCTCTATGACCATCTGGAGAAAGCTAATGATCCAATGACCGTAAAAATTAGAATTCTATCCACACAGTTATTACCGAGGTTAAATGATACATCGCCAAGCAGGAACAATACTAATTCGTATGTTAAAATAGAGTTCCATACTGATGAAGAACCGGCAACGCTTATCTCAATTGATAAGGGTACAAGGATTTCTGCCACGGAAGCATCCACTAAAAGTTCTCGAGGTAATGGATTCAACCCTATTTGGGACGCTGAAGTTTCCATTACTTTGAAAGATACCGACCTGACATTCATAAAATTTATGGTCGTTTCTGAAGAAACCCCGATTGCATCAGTCTGCCTTAAGCTAAGCTATTTGAGAATGGGGTACCGTCATATCCCACTGTTCAACATGGACGGGGAACAATACATCTTTTGCactttatttattcataCAAAAATTCTGTAAGCAAGTTTTTCCTGCTTCTCAACATGCATACATATTTTGATAATAATACAATTATTCAATAGAGACATGTTAAAATGGACAAAGGAATATCATGAGAATGTGGGATTGCAAAACGTCTCTGCCTTCATTTGAACTAAGAATCCTTATATTTCGCGTTACGCGTTAACGCGtctttttataaaattttGCGCTTTtgttattatattatataaaccaaaagaaagggaCTGATTATGTTAAAGTAAGAAAATACTCCTCCAGAGAGGAACACGACGTAAATGATTAGGAAATGATATCACcatcaaaaaagagaacTATCTTATCAAGTAAGAACGTCAACCAAAAATCAGGGgctataaaaaaaggtaaCGAACTGCATTCTCCATCGAAGGGAAGATCACGAATAGACACAGAATATGCACTAAGGCGAAGCCCGGTTAAAGCTGTCCAGATTACAAAAACTCCGCAATTTCTGGTATATGAAGAAACGCCTGAAGAAAGACACGAGATCATTTACAGGCATAGTAATGAGTTATGCAGTAATAGGAGTGCTTCATGCGATGAAAATAACCCTTCACAAGTAAAGGAAAACCTTTCACCCACTAAATCTATTTCCAACAGTTTGGCGCTTCTACGGGAAGGCCAAAGAACTgcattgaaagatttaaGCGTTGATGAGTTCAAAGGCTACATACAAAATCCTCTCACTAATGAGACCATACCGTTGACATTACCATTAGGTAGCAAGAAAATCAGCCTGCCCAGTTTTGTAACTCCACCAAGGAACTCGAAGATctcagttttcttttccaccAAAACCCAGGCACATAATCCAGAAACGATAAAGTCCCGTTCCACCGACGATGTTGATCCAAACAAAGTAGTAAGAAAACTGTCCTTCCACATCTGCGAAGATAAATAAACGATCCACGCAATCAACCTCGCATAAGCGTTGATGGTACCATATATAACCTGTTTCTGCCTTAATAAGTACGTATGTAAGTTGATAACGGATGATATATTGTGGTGTAGTTACCCGGAATATATGAGGTttagagaaaattttgaaaatttcgaTGAGCTAGctgaaaagtgaaaaatattcaatcataaataaaaaagaacgCTTATATAAGAATAAGGAACTTCATACAGTGAATTTCCTCTGGCCATTTTATTCATCGTACAAATATATCAGGAAAGTTAGCGAAAGCAGCAAATCATGGGCAAGGCTGCTAAAAAGAAGTACTCCGGAACAACGTCGTCAAAACAAGTCTCTGCGGAAAAGCACTTAAGTTCAGTATTTAAATTCAATACTGACTTGGGTCAGCATATTTTAAAAAATCCTTTGGTGGCACAGGGGATTGTTGATAAGGCACAGATCAGGCCTTCGGATGTTGTCTTGGAAGTTGGTCCCGGTACAGGAAATCTAACAGTAAGAATTCTAGAACAAGCGAAAAACGTGGTAGCTGTAGAAATGGACCCTAGAATGGCGGCAGAATTAACCAAGAGAGTACGTGGTACACCTGTGGAGAAAAAGCTGGAAATCATGTTGGGAGATTTCATGAAAACTGAATTACCGTATTTTGACGTATGTATCAGTAATACACCTTACCAAATCTCATCGCCTCTAGTTTTCAAGTTGATTAACCAGCCAAGACCACCAAGGGTATCCATTCTTATGTTTCAAAGAGAGTTTGCTTTAAGATTATTGGCAAGGCCTGGCGATTCATTATATTGTAGATTATCCGCTAATGTACAAATGTGGGCTAACGTTACACATATTATGAAAGTGGGGAGGAACAACTTCAGACCACCGCCTCAAGTGGAATCTAGTGTTGTCAGATTGGAGATCAAAAATCCCAGACCACAAGTGGATTACAACGAATGGGATGGTTTATTAAGAATCGTATTTGTAAGGAAAAACAGGACGATCTCAGCTGGCTTTAAATCAACCACCGTGATGGACATACTggagaaaaatttcaaaacatttttaGCAATGAACAACGAAATGGTGGATGATACAAAGGGCTCTATGCACGACGTTATCAACGAGAAGATTGACACCGTGCTCAAAGAGACCAACTTAAATGACAAAAGAGCTGCCAAATGTGATCAAAACGATTTTCTAAGACTACTATACGCCTTCCACCAAGTCGGTATCCATTTTTCGTGAATACTCTTGTTATCAACTATTTACATCCTTGTATACTATTTACCTGAGATAAGGAAAAAGCAATTTAGATTCTAAACTTATCTTGACAGTGGGgctggctttttttttctagaagGAAAAAGTGTGTGGGGAGGGGATTCTCCTGCATTAGCCCgtattgttattgttatctCTCCTGATACGACACGATGCAACacgattgtttctttttccttttcttcgagCTTGTTATCTTATATAATCGATATAGCGATAACCAGAAAGGCTTAGGACTCTGCTCTTTGGTGTAAACATCTCATGTAAGGCACCAGGGTGCAGGATTATGTGCCTGTCGTTTCAGATTGCAAGATAAGAGCCGTTTGCTCTTATCTTAATGGCAACCAACGCCGACAGCGACCTCGCTGGCGGCGCAATCAGGCCGCACGGCGTCGCCAAATGGTACGGCACTGGTCGCCGCGAGATGCGGCTGCGCGGTGATGTATTTCCGCAAAGGGATCATAGGGACCTTCCTAAGCGGCGACAGTAAGTTTAGCTCTATATCATCTTTGTCTCCAAAACATTCACGACATCTAGTCATGCTTCTCACAGCCTACTCCGATTGGTATAGGTTTTTCGGTGATTCTAGCCGGTAATGCTTAAAGGGAAAGAGGAGAAACTATACCGTCGCTATCAAACAGGAAAGTTGGATAACAAAGTGTTTAGATCTTGGGGTTATCTGGCCCTTTTTTGTTATCATATTCGTAAATTCAACCACTTTTTCTCTTTACTGCTTCTTGTGGAATATATAAGAGACGGTGCGTAGATGTAGTCGTATCTTCTTGCATAATGTCTCTTATTTTGAGATAAAATAATTGGATAGAAGTAATACATACAATAGTTCTTCTACAGAGCCAAAACATAGTCTTTTGCATTTCCAACAGAAGgtataattgaaaaaacagaaaaaaaagaattaggACTCCATACAATGAAGATGTCTCTAAAGAATGTGCTTACCAGCGCAGCATCGCCTCGTAACTCTTCCTCTCTTGACAGTGACCGTGATGCCTACTATTCCAAGCAGAATCCAGACAGTTTTCCCGTaaaggaacaagaaatttatAACATTGAtctggaagaaaacaatgtaTCATCTCGTTCATCCACTTTTACATCACCTTCCGCAAGGGACGATTCCTTTGCAGTTCCAGATGGTAAAGATGAAACCACAAGGTTAAGGAAAGATTTGAAGGCAAGGCATATCTCCATGATTGCTATAGGTGGGTCACTGGGGACAGGACTGCTTATAGGTACAGGTACCGCTTTAATGACCGGTGGTCCCGTTGCGATGTTGATTGCATATGCCTTTGTTGGTCTTTTGGTCTTTTTCACCATGGCCTGCCTTGGTGAAATGGCTTCTTACATTCCATTGGATGGTTTTACAAGTTATGCTTCCCGTTATGTGGATCCTGCCCTAGGGTTTGCCATTGGGTACACctatcttttcaaatatttcatctTACCTCCAAATCAACTTACTGCTGCGGCTTTGGTCATTCAATACTGGGTTAGTAGAGATCGTGTTAATCCTGGTGTGTGGATCACTATATTCATGGTGGTGATTGTTGCTATCAATGTCATTGGTGTGAAATTTTTCggtgaatttgaattttggtTATCTAGTTTCAAAGTTTTGGTGATGTTGGGTCTTATCCTATTActatttattattatgcTTGGTGGTGGCCCCGACCATGATCGTTTGGGGTTCAGATACTGGCGTGATCCTGGTgctttcaaagaatattcGGCGGCAATCGGTGGTGGCAAGGGAAAATTTGTCTCTTTCCTTGCAGTTTTCGTTTACAGTCTTTTCAGTTACACCGGTATTGAATTGACTGGTATCGTTTGTTCTGAAGCTCAAAATCCAAGGAAAAGTGTTCCAAAGGCAATTAAATTGACCGTTTATCGTATCATTGTTTTCTACCTCTGTactgtttttcttttgggtATGTGTGTCGCCTACAATGATCCTCGTTTGATATCGACAAAGGGTAAGGCTCTGTCTGCCGCAGCATCTCCATTTGTGGTTGCCATTCAAAACTCAGGTATTAAAGTACTACCACATATCTTCAACGCCTGCGTCCtcgtttttgttttcagtgCCTGTAACTCAGATTTGTATGTTTCTTCCAGAAACCTGTATGCATTGGCCATTGACGGCAAGGCACCCAAGATCTTCTCTAAGACGAACAAATGGGGTGTACCTTACAACGCTTTGATATTTTCCGTGTTGTTTTGTTGCTTGGCGTATATGAATGTGTCTGCAGGATCagcaaaaattttcaattactTTGTTAACGTTGTTTCTATGTTTGGTATCTTAAGTTGGATCACCATCCTTATTGTTTACATCTACTTCGACAAGGCTTGCCGTGCTCAAGGTATTGACAAATCTAAATTTGCTTATGTTGCTCCTGGTCAACGTTACGGTGCTTATTTTGCCTTGgtcttttgtatttttattgctttgatcaaaaattttactGTTTTCCTCGGTCATAAATTTGACTATAAAACTTTCATCACTGGGTATATTGGGTTGCCTGTTTACGTCTTTTCTTGGGTTGGGTATAAATTGATTTACAAGACCAAAGTTATAAAATCAACTGACGTGGATTTATACACCTTTAAGGAAATATACGacagagaagaagaacaggGCAAAATAGAAGACCAAGAGAAGGAAGAAcgtttgaagaaaaacggTAAAAATATGGAATGGTTTTACGAAAAGTTTTTGGGTCATATCTTCTAGATTCTCCCTCAATAAAAGCCCTCGTGGTTGCGCGAAActatattcaaaaaaccaaaaaatagCACAAAAGTGTTCCTTATTCTTAATCTCGTctccttttcatttatttcagTTCTACCATAGCATTATTGCATCGTTAATTTAGAGTAACAGGTTTTCTTGGAAggataaaagaaaaaagtctacaaattctttcataaaaaaaaattttatattACATATGTCATTATAAAACAGTTCAAAATCTTAaatatcaaacaaaaatataaaaatgcaGAAAATGTTTATGATTTGTCTATTCTTGGGAGGATTTTAGCTATAGAACAAATATTATCGATAACAAACTTCTTGGAACGTAGTTACCCCTTTCAAGTAACAATTCGGGGAACACAGCATGAAAATACCTCTCAGTCTTCCAACTCATCTAATTCAAAGTCCGATGTTGAAAGTAATTCAGTAGTGGCTACAATGTTTTGCTTAGAGGCTCTCATATTAATCACCCATATAGTAGAACTAACGATCACCGCCATACCACACCACGTCCACATATTTGGCCAGTGATGAAATAGTACGACATCCCAGAAAACAGCATATATAACTTGAGTATACGTCATTAATGAGCCCCTGCCCGCACGCTCTCTTTGAATTCCCAtcgttaataatatttgaTGAATGAAACCGGATATCCCTAAATTCAGGAATAGCCCCCACTGTTTCCATGAGTGGGGCAGCTGCAGAGTAAGTGCGGGAATTAGCATCACACCAAGAGCAGCCACGACAGTAGTGACTAACGAGAAGTAACTGACACT
Proteins encoded in this window:
- the PLC1 gene encoding phosphatidylinositol phospholipase C (similar to Saccharomyces cerevisiae PLC1 (YPL268W); ancestral locus Anc_6.3), whose protein sequence is MTESAIDDQSFNFTKKLQRQSHRCQVKVTQKDDVIVSASHSSFQYSLNADYKNVSNGNTVRRSIRSIFKRATDLPRVHMGPLTYSYSINELVDKRLRKDCDLSTLCRILQKGIRMIRMTRRRRKYYEFKLINNNGQIIWKDGSKFLELDSIKGIRIGDMARTYQEEVDPKRLRSDNKLWITIIYKVSNKLKALHVVALNELDFNTFLSCVCGLVKLRRELMESILLPDNSQFARIHWQITVSEKEEDEKKDTLSFADIKKLCDKFHIYVSTGQLLQFFQMADINHNGLLNYFEFEKFIKILKNRKEVNMIWSRITKPPHKHLSFEEFYKFLTDEQHEQDGRESAWSTFVKYKQPTHSMMGPDAFTEFLKEQPYLVDVKEELYSKPLNHYFIASSHNTYLLGKQIAETPSVEGYIQVLQQGCRCVEIDIWDGENGPVVCHGFLTSAIPLKTVIHVIKKYAFITSPYPLIISLEINCNRDNQKLASLTMREVLAEQLYFAATTNDRLPSPKELKHKIILKSKKTGEVVGSTNVGESFPSSISSSYESSNEQDYRIKDDSTNNNSNSSTTNSSSMQRIKRIGLKKHVDIINDVSNISGIHGIKFRNFSLPESKTITHCFSLNEHKVEYMIKDKHLKLSLDKHNRRYLIRVYPHVLRYKSSNFNPIPFWKVGVQMVATNWQTNDIGQQLNSAMFQILDHQPDGCFKSGYVLKPKKLMPVVTKAKMIPVLYDHLEKANDPMTVKIRILSTQLLPRLNDTSPSRNNTNSYVKIEFHTDEEPATLISIDKGTRISATEASTKSSRGNGFNPIWDAEVSITLKDTDLTFIKFMVVSEETPIASVCLKLSYLRMGYRHIPLFNMDGEQYIFCTLFIHTKIL
- the DIM1 gene encoding putative dimethyladenosine transferase (similar to Saccharomyces cerevisiae DIM1 (YPL266W); ancestral locus Anc_6.1), yielding MGKAAKKKYSGTTSSKQVSAEKHLSSVFKFNTDLGQHILKNPLVAQGIVDKAQIRPSDVVLEVGPGTGNLTVRILEQAKNVVAVEMDPRMAAELTKRVRGTPVEKKLEIMLGDFMKTELPYFDVCISNTPYQISSPLVFKLINQPRPPRVSILMFQREFALRLLARPGDSLYCRLSANVQMWANVTHIMKVGRNNFRPPPQVESSVVRLEIKNPRPQVDYNEWDGLLRIVFVRKNRTISAGFKSTTVMDILEKNFKTFLAMNNEMVDDTKGSMHDVINEKIDTVLKETNLNDKRAAKCDQNDFLRLLYAFHQVGIHFS
- the DIP5 gene encoding dicarboxylic amino acid permease (similar to Saccharomyces cerevisiae DIP5 (YPL265W)) is translated as MKMSLKNVLTSAASPRNSSSLDSDRDAYYSKQNPDSFPVKEQEIYNIDLEENNVSSRSSTFTSPSARDDSFAVPDGKDETTRLRKDLKARHISMIAIGGSLGTGLLIGTGTALMTGGPVAMLIAYAFVGLLVFFTMACLGEMASYIPLDGFTSYASRYVDPALGFAIGYTYLFKYFILPPNQLTAAALVIQYWVSRDRVNPGVWITIFMVVIVAINVIGVKFFGEFEFWLSSFKVLVMLGLILLLFIIMLGGGPDHDRLGFRYWRDPGAFKEYSAAIGGGKGKFVSFLAVFVYSLFSYTGIELTGIVCSEAQNPRKSVPKAIKLTVYRIIVFYLCTVFLLGMCVAYNDPRLISTKGKALSAAASPFVVAIQNSGIKVLPHIFNACVLVFVFSACNSDLYVSSRNLYALAIDGKAPKIFSKTNKWGVPYNALIFSVLFCCLAYMNVSAGSAKIFNYFVNVVSMFGILSWITILIVYIYFDKACRAQGIDKSKFAYVAPGQRYGAYFALVFCIFIALIKNFTVFLGHKFDYKTFITGYIGLPVYVFSWVGYKLIYKTKVIKSTDVDLYTFKEIYDREEEQGKIEDQEKEERLKKNGKNMEWFYEKFLGHIF
- the ACM1 gene encoding Acm1p (similar to Saccharomyces cerevisiae ACM1 (YPL267W); ancestral locus Anc_6.2) codes for the protein MISPSKKRTILSSKNVNQKSGAIKKGNELHSPSKGRSRIDTEYALRRSPVKAVQITKTPQFLVYEETPEERHEIIYRHSNELCSNRSASCDENNPSQVKENLSPTKSISNSLALLREGQRTALKDLSVDEFKGYIQNPLTNETIPLTLPLGSKKISLPSFVTPPRNSKISVFFSTKTQAHNPETIKSRSTDDVDPNKVVRKLSFHICEDK